The following coding sequences lie in one Populus nigra chromosome 15, ddPopNigr1.1, whole genome shotgun sequence genomic window:
- the LOC133674835 gene encoding GDSL lipase-like: MARLNLFYLFVTLLLSISLRPCYGLPEKTTSALFIFGDSTADPGNNNYINTTAGMRADWKPYGQNGFFEAPTGRFSDGRVFVDFIAEYAKLPIIPPFYQPSADLTNGVNFASGGAGVLPQTNQGLVVDLQTQLRSFEEVQKSLTENLGEAEAKALLSEAVYFISVGSNDYVAGYLGNPKMQEYFVPEVYVEMVIGNLTNAIQVLYEKGARKFGFLSLCPLGCMPLMRARNPKSSEGGCFEAASGLALAHNNALNAVLTSLEQLLKGFKYCNPEFYTWLYDRINNPASYGFKEGVNACCGTGPYGGVFSCGGKRKPVEFQLCDNADDYIWWDSGHPTERIHEQIAKTLWKDGPSVGPYKLEDLFFDKEKLTIADILDAPDEEHFQY, from the exons ATGGCGAGGCTCaacttattttatctatttgtGACACTGTTATTATCAATTAGTTTGAGGCCATGTTATGGTCTGCCGGAGAAGACGACAAGTGCTTTGTTCATCTTTGGGGACTCCACTGCTGACCCTGGCAACAATAACTACATCAACACCACCGCCGGCATGCGAGCGGATTGGAAACCTTATGGCCAGAATGGTTTTTTTGAAGCCCCTACAGGACGCTTCTCCGATGGCcgtgtctttgttgattttattg CTGAGTATGCAAAATTGCCGATAATTCCTCCATTTTATCAACCGTCTGCTGATCTCACAAATGGTGTTAACTTCGCCTCGGGAGGGGCTGGAGTTCTTCCTCAGACCAATCAAGGGCTG GTGGTTGACCTCCAGACACAGTTAAGATCTTTTGAAGAGGTGCAAAAGTCATTGACAGAAAACCTAGGAGAAGCAGAGGCAAAAGCTCTTTTATCAGAGGCAGTCTATTTCATCAGTGTTGGAAGCAACGATTACGTGGCAGGTTATCTAGGTAATCCGAAAATGCAAGAATATTTTGTGCCTGAAGTGTATGTTGAGATGGTCATTGGAAACTTGACAAATGCAATTCAG GTGTTGTATGAGAAAGGAGCCAGAAAATTTGGATTTCTCAGCTTGTGTCCTCTAGGTTGCATGCCACTCATGAGAGCTAGGAACCCCAAGTCCAGTGAAGGCGGTTGCTTTGAAGCAGCTTCTGGTCTTGCATTGGCacacaataatgctttgaatgCTGTACTCACAAGCCTCGAGCAACTGCTGAAAGGTTTCAAGTATTGCAATCCTGAATTCTATACCTGGCTTTATGACAGAATTAATAATCCCGCAAGCTATG GTTTCAAAGAGGGGGTGAATGCTTGCTGTGGAACTGGACCGTATGGTGGTGTCTTCAGCTGTGGAGGCAAAAGGAAGCCCGTGGAGTTCCAGTTATGCGATAACGCTGATGATTATATTTGGTGGGATTCTGGCCATCCAACAGAGAGGATCCATGAGCAAATCGCCAAGACTTTATGGAAGGATGGACCTTCAGTAGGGCCATACAAGCTAGAAGACCTCTTTTTCGACAAGGAAAAGCTCACAATAGCTGATATATTGGATGCCCCTGATGAAGAACACTTCCAATACTGA